One Streptomyces lincolnensis genomic region harbors:
- a CDS encoding RidA family protein has protein sequence MAITLKNADGLPKIDVYRQVAIASGSKLVFIAGQVAWDAEGVTIGEGDLAAQVEQGYLNVATALAEAGGSFDDVARLTFYVVDWTPDKMPTLLEGISRAAAKLGVTPVPPATLIGVAALDVPEHLVEIEATAVLD, from the coding sequence ATGGCCATCACTCTGAAGAACGCCGACGGACTGCCGAAGATCGATGTGTACCGGCAGGTGGCGATCGCCTCCGGTTCGAAGCTGGTGTTCATCGCCGGGCAGGTCGCCTGGGACGCGGAGGGCGTCACGATCGGCGAGGGCGACCTCGCCGCCCAGGTGGAGCAGGGCTACCTCAACGTCGCGACCGCGCTGGCCGAGGCCGGCGGTTCCTTCGACGACGTGGCGAGACTGACCTTCTACGTCGTCGACTGGACGCCCGACAAGATGCCCACGCTCCTGGAGGGCATCTCCCGGGCGGCGGCGAAACTGGGGGTCACTCCGGTGCCGCCTGCCACGCTGATCGGTGTCGCGGCGCTGGACGTCCCCGAGCATCTGGTCGAGATCGAGGCCACCGCGGTCCTCGACTGA
- a CDS encoding autotransporter encodes MVIAPRAVAAGPRDVTADVLADRDVTLTGDTVVTVPSGTTTYEGVFRGEGTLTVRGTGTLVLAKDSDFTLPRSRQRVSVQGGNHPYVTTTAPDPPAVVVERGATLQYGTGGTTGLIGHFPYGTPAFRLNQDNIRVDGTLRLSLTSAYNLGHISGSGLITQPRFLWGTWDLSGTNSFTGVIDNGTQVNAGRPEYATSLPRVRKILNQGTFTVDTPLGQTVTMGMDFYQREYGSDINVQSRPGGKVVLTGQYSWSDRGGDSDPALSDPALNWTPAHKNVNKRGTNIKGADVRWGDGTTNRIFMPGTAETVYINLLAARSRSLLTFDYNGPVTLGAPIGGGRFHDTLSAPGAGDVVIAGTRGNDVTFSAVQYYDGSTTVEKGAVLRLGLGRPGGDGGLYTRGGLYKVVNDGTLVLNNVAKPLSLSRISGSGSLVQSGSATTTLTGTSVTYTGTTTVTKGTLALSSGATLARSKAIRLTTAGARLDAGTAGLRVSTALSGKGTVVGAVTNQGVVAGGPTVSGDYTQRAEGQLVLTDAPLKVTGAVRLAGALDLSAAGTDPAREITVLEHSGHGKVVGAFSGLKEGTRLKLADTTYRISYRGGDGNDVVLSAVAASPSPSGGGETPSGGAVAETRGAGTASGGLEWWPYVLAVGLLLGLVLPTTLRRKGGRRVGGRHSARG; translated from the coding sequence ATGGTCATCGCTCCCCGGGCGGTGGCCGCCGGCCCCCGTGACGTCACCGCCGACGTCCTCGCCGACCGGGACGTCACGCTCACCGGCGACACCGTGGTGACCGTCCCCTCGGGGACGACGACGTACGAGGGGGTCTTCCGCGGCGAGGGCACCCTCACCGTGCGCGGGACCGGAACCCTCGTCCTCGCCAAGGACAGTGACTTCACCCTCCCCCGGTCCCGGCAGCGGGTCTCCGTCCAGGGCGGCAACCACCCCTACGTCACCACCACCGCGCCCGATCCGCCCGCGGTGGTCGTCGAGCGCGGCGCCACCCTCCAGTACGGCACCGGCGGCACGACCGGCCTGATCGGCCACTTTCCGTACGGCACCCCGGCCTTCCGCCTCAACCAGGACAACATCCGGGTCGACGGCACCCTGCGGCTCTCCCTGACGAGCGCCTACAACCTCGGCCACATCAGCGGCTCCGGGCTGATCACCCAGCCCAGGTTCCTGTGGGGCACCTGGGATCTGTCGGGCACGAACTCCTTCACCGGCGTGATCGACAACGGCACGCAGGTGAACGCCGGACGCCCGGAGTACGCGACCTCACTGCCCCGGGTGCGCAAGATCCTCAACCAGGGCACCTTCACCGTGGACACCCCGCTGGGGCAGACCGTCACCATGGGCATGGACTTCTACCAGCGCGAGTACGGCAGCGACATCAACGTCCAGTCCAGGCCCGGCGGCAAGGTCGTCCTGACGGGCCAGTACAGCTGGTCGGACCGGGGCGGCGACAGCGACCCCGCCCTCAGCGACCCGGCCCTGAACTGGACGCCCGCGCACAAGAACGTCAACAAGCGCGGCACCAACATCAAGGGCGCCGATGTCCGGTGGGGGGACGGCACGACGAACAGGATCTTCATGCCGGGCACCGCCGAGACGGTCTACATCAACCTCCTCGCGGCCCGCTCCCGTTCCCTGCTCACCTTCGACTACAACGGCCCGGTGACGCTGGGCGCCCCCATCGGCGGCGGCCGCTTCCACGACACGCTGTCCGCGCCCGGCGCGGGGGATGTCGTCATCGCGGGGACCCGGGGCAATGACGTCACCTTCTCCGCCGTCCAGTACTACGACGGTTCGACGACCGTCGAGAAGGGGGCCGTGCTGCGGCTCGGCCTCGGCAGGCCGGGCGGCGACGGCGGGCTCTACACGCGGGGCGGCCTCTACAAGGTCGTCAACGACGGCACGCTGGTGTTGAACAACGTGGCCAAGCCGCTGTCGCTGTCCCGGATCAGCGGCAGCGGGTCACTCGTGCAGTCCGGTTCGGCGACCACGACCCTGACGGGCACGTCGGTGACGTACACCGGGACGACGACGGTCACCAAGGGCACGCTCGCCCTCTCCTCCGGAGCAACTCTCGCCCGCAGCAAGGCGATTCGGCTCACGACCGCCGGGGCGCGGCTCGACGCCGGGACGGCGGGACTGCGTGTGTCCACCGCGCTGTCCGGCAAGGGCACGGTGGTGGGGGCGGTGACGAACCAGGGTGTGGTCGCCGGTGGTCCCACGGTCTCCGGTGACTACACGCAGCGGGCCGAGGGGCAACTGGTCCTGACGGACGCTCCGTTGAAGGTGACGGGTGCGGTACGGCTGGCCGGCGCGCTCGATCTGTCGGCCGCGGGGACGGACCCCGCGCGGGAGATCACGGTGCTGGAGCACTCGGGGCACGGGAAGGTCGTCGGGGCGTTCAGCGGTCTCAAGGAGGGCACGCGGCTCAAGCTCGCCGACACGACCTACCGGATCAGTTACCGGGGCGGCGACGGCAACGACGTCGTGCTGAGCGCCGTCGCCGCGAGCCCGTCGCCCTCCGGGGGCGGTGAGACCCCGTCCGGGGGTGCCGTCGCGGAGACACGCGGTGCGGGCACCGCGAGCGGTGGGCTGGAGTGGTGGCCGTACGTGCTGGCCGTCGGGCTGCTGCTCGGACTGGTGCTGCCCACGACACTGCGGCGCAAGGGCGGGCGTCGCGTGGGCGGGCGCCACTCGGCGCGGGGGTGA
- a CDS encoding family 43 glycosylhydrolase yields MSRTDDHPEAPDVPSRRLMLKGALAAGALAAAPGVAHAVPDRKAAPFVNPLVRNRADPYIHRHSDGSYYFTATSPEYDRIILRRSRTLNGLATAAESVIWRKHATGAMGAHIWAPEIHRIGGKWYIYFAAAPAESVWDIRIWVLENASRDPFKGTWVERGQVKTAWETFSLDATTFTHRGSRYLAWAQHEPGMDNNTGIFLSRMANPWTLTGSQIRLSTPEYDWERIGFKVNEGPSVIARNGRLFMSYSASATDFNYCMGLLTVDADADLMNPASWSKSPTPVFTSNDTTQQYGPGHNCFTVAEDGCSDVLVYHARQYKEIVGDPLNDPNRHTRIQKLGWNADGTPDFGIPVADTATATTAATVKESA; encoded by the coding sequence ATGAGCCGCACCGACGACCACCCCGAAGCCCCGGACGTTCCCAGCCGCAGACTGATGCTGAAGGGTGCCCTGGCCGCGGGCGCCCTGGCCGCCGCGCCGGGCGTCGCCCACGCCGTCCCGGACCGGAAGGCAGCCCCCTTCGTGAACCCGCTCGTCCGCAACCGGGCCGACCCGTACATCCACCGTCACTCCGACGGCTCCTACTACTTCACGGCGACCTCCCCCGAGTACGACCGGATCATCCTGCGCCGCTCCCGCACCCTGAACGGTCTCGCGACCGCCGCCGAGTCCGTGATCTGGCGCAAGCACGCCACCGGCGCCATGGGCGCGCACATCTGGGCGCCGGAGATCCACCGGATCGGCGGCAAGTGGTACATCTACTTCGCCGCGGCGCCCGCCGAGAGCGTGTGGGACATCCGCATCTGGGTCCTGGAGAACGCGAGCCGCGATCCCTTCAAGGGCACCTGGGTCGAGCGCGGCCAGGTGAAGACGGCGTGGGAGACCTTCTCCCTGGACGCCACCACCTTCACCCACCGCGGCAGCCGCTACCTCGCCTGGGCCCAGCACGAACCCGGCATGGACAACAACACCGGCATCTTCCTGTCGAGGATGGCGAACCCCTGGACCCTGACGGGCTCTCAGATACGCCTGTCCACCCCGGAGTACGACTGGGAGCGCATCGGCTTCAAGGTCAACGAGGGGCCGTCGGTCATCGCCCGCAACGGCCGGCTGTTCATGTCCTACTCGGCCAGCGCCACCGACTTCAACTACTGCATGGGTCTGCTGACCGTCGACGCGGACGCCGACCTGATGAACCCGGCCAGCTGGTCCAAGTCGCCGACGCCGGTGTTCACCAGCAACGACACCACCCAGCAGTACGGCCCGGGCCACAACTGCTTCACCGTCGCCGAGGACGGCTGCAGTGACGTCCTCGTCTACCACGCCCGCCAGTACAAGGAGATCGTCGGCGACCCGCTGAACGACCCCAACCGCCATACCCGCATCCAGAAGCTCGGCTGGAACGCGGACGGCACCCCGGACTTCGGCATCCCCGTGGCTGACACGGCCACCGCCACCACCGCCGCCACCGTCAAGGAGAGTGCGTGA
- a CDS encoding RICIN domain-containing protein, whose translation MRRAYAALLALCLALLGALATAGPAQAAPQTIVNGTQFTDTSGNPVHAHGGGVIKVGTYYYWFGENRNADNTFRYVDAYRSTDLKNWEFRNHVLTEATDPELATANIERPKVMYNASTGKFVMWMHKENGVDYSEARAAVAVSDTVDGDYTWRGSFRPLGQHMSRDITVFVDTDGAGYMVSAARENYDLQIYRLTADYTGIASLVADPWHGGHREAPALFKRGGVYFMLTSGATGWSPNQQQYATATSLAGPWTAMKNVGDSTTYGSQTAFVLPVQGSSGTSYLYLGDRWGNSFGGTVNDSRYVWLPLTFPSSTSMSMAWAPEVTVDTAAGTISGTSATYNTLIARHSSRCADVTSQSLWQGAQLKQYDCNGGGNQRYWFKPVGGGYHQLMVRNSSLCVQENASTVSQENCNASSTAQQWSVTATGSYVTVKSRASGECLDVNGASTANAAAIITYTCNGATNQQWTRGT comes from the coding sequence ATGAGACGTGCCTACGCCGCTCTGCTCGCCCTCTGCCTGGCGCTGCTCGGTGCCCTGGCGACCGCCGGCCCCGCCCAGGCAGCCCCGCAGACGATCGTCAACGGCACCCAGTTCACCGACACCTCGGGCAATCCCGTGCACGCCCACGGCGGCGGGGTCATCAAGGTCGGGACCTACTACTACTGGTTCGGCGAGAACCGCAACGCCGACAACACCTTCCGGTACGTGGACGCCTACCGCTCCACCGACCTGAAGAACTGGGAGTTCAGGAACCACGTCCTGACCGAGGCCACCGACCCGGAGCTCGCGACCGCCAACATCGAGCGGCCCAAGGTCATGTACAACGCCTCCACCGGCAAGTTCGTGATGTGGATGCACAAGGAGAACGGCGTCGACTACAGCGAGGCCCGTGCCGCCGTCGCCGTCTCCGACACCGTGGACGGCGACTACACCTGGCGGGGCAGCTTCCGCCCGCTCGGCCAGCACATGTCCCGCGACATCACCGTCTTCGTGGACACCGACGGCGCCGGCTACATGGTCTCCGCCGCCCGCGAGAACTACGACCTCCAGATCTACCGGCTCACCGCCGACTACACCGGCATCGCGAGCCTGGTCGCCGACCCCTGGCACGGCGGCCACCGCGAGGCGCCCGCGCTCTTCAAGCGGGGCGGCGTCTACTTCATGCTCACTTCGGGCGCCACCGGCTGGAGCCCCAACCAGCAGCAGTACGCCACCGCCACCTCCCTCGCCGGTCCCTGGACGGCGATGAAGAATGTCGGCGACTCGACGACGTACGGCTCGCAGACCGCGTTCGTCCTTCCCGTGCAGGGCAGTTCGGGCACCTCCTACCTCTACCTGGGCGACCGCTGGGGCAACTCCTTCGGCGGGACCGTCAACGACTCGCGGTACGTGTGGCTGCCGTTGACCTTCCCGAGCTCCACCTCGATGTCCATGGCATGGGCGCCGGAGGTCACCGTCGACACGGCGGCCGGGACCATCAGCGGCACGAGTGCCACGTACAACACGCTCATCGCCCGGCACTCCTCCAGGTGCGCCGACGTCACCAGCCAGTCGCTGTGGCAGGGCGCTCAGCTCAAGCAGTACGACTGCAACGGCGGCGGCAACCAGAGGTACTGGTTCAAGCCGGTGGGCGGCGGCTACCACCAGCTGATGGTCAGGAACAGCTCGCTGTGCGTGCAGGAGAACGCGAGCACCGTCAGCCAGGAGAACTGCAACGCCTCCTCGACCGCCCAGCAGTGGTCGGTGACCGCCACCGGCTCCTACGTGACCGTCAAGTCCCGCGCGAGTGGTGAGTGCCTGGACGTGAACGGCGCGTCCACCGCCAACGCCGCCGCGATCATCACGTACACGTGCAACGGGGCGACGAACCAGCAGTGGACGCGCGGTACCTGA